From the genome of Malus domestica chromosome 04, GDT2T_hap1, one region includes:
- the LOC139194895 gene encoding uncharacterized protein, whose protein sequence is MGLAVAADHIRWNLGAIKDRLLEKLAAAAVPADALDSARHFLESVVKVVTGAAHGITKDALHRVRTHLVDILPSLSPETTNKMVDEAERKANNIGGGPGREDERKNEEGRQRSRI, encoded by the exons ATGGGATTGGCTGTGGCTGCAGACCATATAAGGTGGAACTTGGGGGCCATCAAGGACAGACTGTTGGAGAAGCTGGCAGCTGCTGCTGTTCCTGCTGATGCTTTGGACAGTGCACGCCACTTCTTAGAGAGTGTCGTCAAAGTTGTCACTGGGGCTGCGCATGGAATCACCAAGGATGCCTTGCACCGGGTCAGAACACATCTTGTTGACATTCTACCCTCCCTGTCTCCCGAAACCACGAACAAG ATGGTGGATGAGGCAGAAAGGAAAGCTAATAATATTGGTGGAGGTCCTGGGAGAGAAGATGAGAGGAAGAACGAGGAAGGACGCCAAAGAAGTAGAATTTGA
- the LOC139195404 gene encoding uncharacterized protein — MSKSILTGRLAKWALLLNQYEIIYISAKAVKGQALADFLADHPILADWKISDDLPDEDMFYINIFPKWTMFFDGSARGDGAGAGVVFMSPQRQILPYSFQLSELCSNNVAEYQALIIGLQMAINMEIIAFEVYGDSKLIINQLLTKYEVMKDDFVPYFRLATQLLQRFEAVTLEHVPRKENQMADTLANLASSTTLREDEAADVPVCQIWVIPLITEMLLDDINVISVLSVDVEEWRQPLIDYLEHGKLPDDHRHRSEIRRRAPHFLYYKETLYRRSFEVVLLRCLGEEETNQAMEEAHSSVCRAHQYGPKLHFQLKRMGYYWPSMVKDCLEHAKRCQACQFHANFIHQPSEPLHPTAASWPFDAWGLDFVGSVAPKSYAGEGYILAATDYFSKWAEAIPLR; from the coding sequence ATGTCTAAATCAATCTTAACAGGGCGACTCGCTAAATGGGCATTGCTTCTTAATCAgtatgagatcatatacatctcagctaaagccgtcaaggggcaagcgctagcagactttcttgccgatcacccaatcctagctgattggaaaatctcagacgacttgcccgacGAGGACATGTTCTACATCAACATCTTCCCTAAATGGACGATGTTCTTTGACGGATCTGCACGAGGggacggagcgggggcaggagtagtattcatgtccccacaaaggcaaatactaccttattccttccaactaagcgaattatgctccaacaacgtcgctgagtaccaagcactgatcatcgggctccaaatggcgattAACATGGAAATCATAGCCTTCGAggtatatggcgactccaagctcataatcaatcaactcttgactAAATATGAGGTGATGAAAGATGATTTtgtcccatacttccggctggcaacTCAATTACTACAAAGGTTTGAGGCTgtaacactagaacatgtgccaagaaaagaaaatcaaatggcagacacTCTTGCCAACCTAGCCTCAAGCACGACATTAAgagaagacgaagctgcagacgtgccagtctgccaaaTATGGGTGATCCCCCTTATCACTGAAATGCTACTGGATGACATaaatgtcatctcagtacttTCAGTCGATGTTGAAGAGTGGAGACAACCGTTGATCGACTACTTAgagcatggaaaacttccaGATGATCATAGACACCGttctgaaatacgtcgacgagcacctcacttcctctactacaaagaaacactctaccggcGCTCTTTTGAAGtcgtacttctgagatgcctaggtgaggaagaaaccaatcaagccatggaagaagcacactcaagCGTATGCAGGGCGCATCAATatggaccaaagctacatttccagctcaaaagaatgggttactactggccaagcatggtgaaggactgcctggaacatgccaaaaggtgccaagcttGCCAATTCcatgccaacttcatacatcaaccatctgagccattacaccctacagctgcttcatggccattcgatgcatggggattggacttCGTAGGATCAGTTGCTCCAAAGTCATATGCAGGAGAAGgttacatcctagctgcaacagattacttctctaagtgggctgaagccatacccctaaggtaa